A genomic region of Pseudoalteromonas piscicida contains the following coding sequences:
- a CDS encoding cell division protein FtsQ/DivIB, whose translation MRAFLAGLKLIGSRVNWPLFWGLSFFFVVIFTLVRGTYWVSDWLVAHHDAQIKTLKVLGKPHYTNEDDIVAAIKTADLNSFFELDVKAVHKAVKSLPWIATVSVRKQWPDTLQVYVVEHQPVAHWNSDSLLNDDGEVFQASSNKLPQGLPELYGPEGSAEEAWQTFKQFKALLAVNQFTLESLALSERFAWQLWLDNGIRLNLGREDKAKRVQRFIDVYPRMERPEGKVIDVIDLRYDTGLAVSWKEPTEQQEQQNNKSEA comes from the coding sequence ATGCGAGCATTTTTGGCAGGGTTGAAGCTGATCGGTTCAAGAGTGAACTGGCCCCTTTTTTGGGGACTTAGCTTCTTCTTTGTGGTGATTTTTACATTGGTAAGAGGAACATACTGGGTAAGTGATTGGTTAGTTGCACATCATGATGCGCAAATAAAAACACTCAAAGTGCTCGGTAAACCGCATTATACCAATGAAGATGACATTGTGGCGGCAATTAAAACCGCAGATTTAAATAGTTTTTTTGAGCTTGATGTAAAAGCAGTCCACAAGGCGGTAAAGTCTTTGCCTTGGATTGCGACAGTGTCAGTCAGAAAACAATGGCCGGATACGCTGCAAGTCTATGTAGTGGAACATCAGCCGGTTGCGCATTGGAATAGCGATTCATTACTCAATGATGATGGCGAAGTATTCCAAGCGAGTAGTAACAAATTGCCGCAAGGGCTGCCTGAATTATACGGCCCTGAAGGGAGTGCTGAAGAAGCATGGCAAACATTTAAGCAGTTTAAAGCCTTGTTGGCGGTAAATCAGTTTACGTTGGAAAGTTTAGCGCTTTCGGAACGATTTGCTTGGCAGCTATGGCTGGACAATGGGATCCGCTTAAATTTAGGGCGTGAAGACAAAGCCAAACGAGTACAACGTTTTATCGACGTGTATCCACGTATGGAACGCCCTGAAGGAAAAGTAATCGATGTCATTGATTTACGCTACGACACGGGACTGGCAGTGAGTTGGAAAGAACCTACTGAGCAGCAAGAACAACAAAATAACAAGAGTGAAGCATGA
- a CDS encoding D-alanine--D-alanine ligase yields MSSQFGKVAVLLGGSSAEREVSLKSGNAVLNAFVNQGVDAIAFDPAERNLWQLKDLGVDRVFIALHGRGGEDGTIQGALEFMGIPYTGSGVLGSALAMDKVRCKHLFQSAKLSTAPYAVVSKETGFDAKALIAEFGKVMVKPSHEGSSIGMAQADSEETLTAALNNAFKFDDQVLVEQWITGREFTVSMLGKEALPVIEMRTPRGFYDYEAKYQVNSTEYYCPADISAAHTEQLQVMAKHAFELVGATGWGRVDAMQDEQGHFYLLEVNTVPGMTEKSLVPMAAKATGVSFEQSVVRILEQTL; encoded by the coding sequence ATGAGTAGTCAGTTTGGAAAAGTAGCCGTATTACTTGGCGGTAGTTCAGCAGAGCGAGAGGTGTCACTAAAGTCTGGTAATGCAGTGTTAAATGCCTTCGTCAATCAAGGTGTTGATGCGATTGCTTTTGATCCAGCAGAACGTAACTTATGGCAACTTAAAGACCTAGGTGTGGATCGCGTATTTATTGCACTGCATGGCCGTGGCGGTGAAGATGGTACTATTCAAGGTGCGCTTGAGTTTATGGGGATACCATATACAGGAAGCGGTGTACTTGGTAGTGCGCTTGCAATGGATAAAGTCCGCTGTAAGCATCTGTTTCAGTCTGCCAAATTAAGTACGGCACCTTATGCTGTCGTAAGCAAAGAGACGGGTTTTGATGCTAAGGCGCTGATAGCTGAGTTTGGCAAAGTCATGGTAAAGCCAAGTCACGAAGGCTCAAGCATAGGTATGGCTCAGGCAGACAGCGAAGAAACCCTGACTGCAGCATTAAATAATGCCTTTAAGTTTGACGATCAAGTGCTTGTTGAACAATGGATCACTGGACGTGAGTTTACCGTGTCTATGCTTGGTAAAGAGGCATTGCCTGTTATTGAAATGCGTACGCCTCGTGGTTTTTACGATTATGAAGCGAAATACCAAGTTAATAGTACAGAGTATTATTGTCCGGCGGATATTAGCGCTGCACACACTGAGCAATTACAAGTGATGGCAAAGCACGCTTTTGAATTGGTTGGTGCCACTGGTTGGGGACGTGTTGACGCCATGCAAGATGAGCAAGGTCATTTCTATCTACTCGAGGTAAATACTGTACCTGGTATGACTGAAAAGTCGTTGGTGCCGATGGCAGCAAAAGCAACGGGTGTAAGTTTTGAACAATCAGTTGTTCGCATTTTGGAGCAAACGCTTTAA
- a CDS encoding DUF721 domain-containing protein, with amino-acid sequence MAKNRYNPKPLDEVMGGWSDKLNQYGQKSAQAAQLQSCLEDTLGPILSKKCRVAHYKEGTLTIEAASATLATRLNFLKMDILSAFRKVGLHDCALVKITTNPEAQQRLTNKVESQSSTYQANRSMSQATGEHLLALAQSAPPSLKAKLERLAKHANTTQKK; translated from the coding sequence TTGGCTAAAAATCGCTACAATCCAAAACCCCTCGATGAAGTGATGGGTGGGTGGTCAGATAAGCTCAATCAATATGGCCAAAAAAGTGCCCAAGCGGCACAGTTACAGAGCTGTTTGGAAGACACTCTAGGCCCTATCCTGAGTAAGAAATGCCGTGTCGCTCACTACAAAGAGGGAACACTGACGATAGAAGCGGCTTCAGCAACGCTTGCTACTCGGTTAAACTTTTTGAAAATGGATATTCTCAGTGCATTTAGAAAAGTTGGGTTACATGACTGTGCATTGGTTAAAATTACCACCAATCCAGAAGCCCAACAGCGTCTTACCAACAAGGTGGAGTCCCAATCTTCGACCTATCAAGCCAATCGAAGTATGAGCCAAGCCACTGGCGAGCATTTGCTAGCGCTAGCGCAATCCGCTCCACCGTCGCTTAAGGCGAAACTAGAAAGACTCGCTAAACACGCAAACACTACGCAAAAAAAATGA
- the ftsA gene encoding cell division protein FtsA: MTKSAERNLVIGLDVGTSKVVATVGEITVDNQLSIVGVGRQESHGMDKGGVNDLDLVSESIKRAVDEAELMADCRISSVYLGISGKHIQCQNESGVVAINNAEVTDDDIVNVIHIARSVPMSAERKMLHSLPQEYSIDMQEGIKNPLGMSGVRMEAKAHIITCSNDMAKNIEKCVERCGLQVDQLTFNALASCYSVLTEDEKELGVAVLDIGGGTMDIAIYVNGALRHTAVIPVAGNQVTGDIAKIFRTPISHAESLKVQYAFASSQMASSEETIEVPSVGGRPARVMSRHTLSEVVEPRFRELFELAQEELRRSGFEDQIAAGLVITGGSAKMQGAQEVAEDIFQMPVRIGKPIGIKGLTDYVDDPAYATAVGLLQYGRSLQSMNAQKSKVDAEGSWWNRVTKWFQGEF, from the coding sequence ATGACAAAGTCGGCAGAAAGAAACTTAGTGATTGGATTAGATGTTGGCACATCAAAGGTCGTCGCCACAGTTGGGGAGATCACTGTGGACAATCAACTTAGTATTGTCGGTGTCGGACGCCAAGAGTCTCACGGCATGGATAAAGGCGGGGTAAACGATTTAGACCTCGTTTCTGAGTCTATTAAACGCGCTGTAGATGAAGCAGAGCTAATGGCTGATTGCAGAATAAGCTCGGTTTATTTGGGGATCTCAGGCAAACATATTCAGTGTCAAAACGAAAGTGGCGTGGTGGCAATAAACAATGCGGAAGTCACAGACGATGATATTGTCAATGTTATTCACATTGCACGCTCTGTGCCTATGTCTGCCGAACGCAAAATGCTGCACTCATTGCCGCAAGAATATAGCATCGACATGCAAGAGGGGATCAAAAACCCTCTGGGTATGAGTGGCGTAAGGATGGAAGCGAAAGCACATATCATTACGTGTTCGAATGACATGGCAAAGAATATTGAAAAGTGTGTTGAACGCTGTGGTTTACAGGTAGACCAATTAACGTTTAACGCCTTGGCGTCATGTTACTCGGTGTTGACTGAAGACGAAAAAGAGCTTGGTGTTGCGGTATTAGATATCGGTGGTGGCACCATGGATATTGCGATTTATGTGAATGGGGCGCTGCGTCATACTGCCGTGATCCCGGTTGCGGGTAATCAGGTCACTGGCGATATAGCAAAAATATTTAGAACACCTATTTCGCATGCCGAGTCTCTGAAAGTACAATATGCCTTCGCGTCGAGCCAAATGGCATCAAGCGAAGAAACCATCGAAGTACCAAGTGTTGGTGGACGTCCTGCTCGGGTAATGTCTCGTCATACTTTGTCTGAAGTGGTAGAACCAAGATTTAGAGAACTGTTTGAGCTTGCGCAAGAAGAATTGCGTCGCTCAGGTTTTGAAGATCAAATTGCGGCAGGTCTTGTTATCACGGGCGGCAGTGCCAAGATGCAAGGTGCACAAGAAGTCGCAGAAGATATATTCCAAATGCCAGTAAGAATAGGGAAACCAATTGGCATTAAGGGGTTAACAGATTATGTGGATGACCCTGCATATGCAACGGCGGTAGGTTTGTTACAATACGGCCGTTCACTACAATCGATGAATGCACAGAAGTCGAAAGTAGATGCAGAGGGGAGTTGGTGGAACCGTGTTACAAAATGGTTCCAAGGCGAGTTTTAA
- the murG gene encoding undecaprenyldiphospho-muramoylpentapeptide beta-N-acetylglucosaminyltransferase, whose amino-acid sequence MTKRLLVVAGGTGGHIFPGIAVAQFLQAQAWQVSWVGTADRMEADVVPRYGFEIDFIAMKGVRGNGVKRLLTAPFMVLKAVLAAKRILQQRKPDVVLAMGGYVTGPVGVAAKLLGIPLVIHEQNAVAGMSNKLLAKIASRVLAGFPGAFSEKLAQVVGNPVRASVAEISDKPVSVPLNLLIVGGSLGAKALNETVPEGLKLLKQQVASIALNIRHQSGKHNQDDTQQRYESAGINAEVSEFIHDMDAAYAWADLVICRAGALTVSEIAAAGKTAIFVPFPHAVDDHQTANAQFLVSAGAAFILQQTALTPETLATTLQPLVIEPQKIATMAAKARQCGKSEATAKVAQICTELSN is encoded by the coding sequence ATGACTAAACGTCTTCTAGTGGTCGCGGGCGGTACAGGTGGACATATTTTTCCAGGTATTGCAGTGGCACAATTTTTACAAGCGCAGGCTTGGCAAGTGAGCTGGGTTGGCACTGCGGACAGAATGGAAGCCGATGTGGTGCCGCGTTACGGTTTTGAAATTGATTTTATTGCCATGAAAGGCGTCCGAGGTAACGGGGTCAAACGATTACTAACCGCACCATTTATGGTTTTAAAAGCGGTACTTGCAGCAAAGCGTATTTTACAACAGCGTAAACCTGATGTGGTGTTAGCCATGGGCGGTTATGTAACTGGCCCTGTAGGTGTTGCTGCGAAACTGCTTGGGATCCCTTTGGTGATCCATGAGCAAAATGCGGTTGCGGGTATGAGCAATAAGTTGCTGGCGAAAATTGCAAGTCGCGTATTGGCGGGTTTTCCCGGCGCATTCAGTGAAAAGCTCGCTCAGGTTGTGGGGAATCCGGTACGTGCAAGCGTTGCCGAGATTAGCGATAAACCCGTTTCAGTGCCGTTAAATCTATTAATTGTCGGTGGTTCATTGGGAGCAAAGGCACTGAATGAAACAGTGCCAGAAGGACTCAAGTTACTAAAGCAACAGGTGGCCAGTATCGCATTAAATATTCGTCATCAAAGCGGTAAACATAACCAAGACGATACACAACAACGATATGAAAGTGCGGGCATTAATGCTGAGGTCAGCGAGTTCATTCATGATATGGACGCCGCATACGCTTGGGCTGATCTGGTTATTTGCCGCGCAGGTGCGTTGACCGTAAGTGAGATAGCCGCAGCTGGGAAAACGGCGATTTTTGTGCCTTTCCCACATGCAGTTGACGATCACCAGACGGCTAACGCGCAATTTTTAGTGTCTGCTGGGGCTGCTTTTATATTGCAGCAAACAGCACTGACGCCAGAAACGCTAGCAACTACACTGCAGCCACTTGTTATTGAGCCGCAAAAAATTGCGACGATGGCAGCAAAAGCGAGACAATGCGGCAAGTCGGAGGCAACAGCGAAAGTTGCCCAAATTTGTACAGAATTATCGAACTAG
- the murC gene encoding UDP-N-acetylmuramate--L-alanine ligase has translation MEASSRRAMRRINTIHFIGIGGAGMGGIAEVLAFEGYRITGSDIAKSTMTERLTNMGAEIFIGHQAENVKMADVVVVSSAINDQNPEIQAAKANRTPIVRRAEMLAELMRFRHGIAVAGTHGKTTTTSLIASIFARAELDPTFIIGGLLNSAGSNAKVGSSEYLIAEADESDASFLHLQPMVSVVTNIEEDHMDTYDGDFEKMKDTYIEFIHNLPFYGLAVVCIDSPVVRELLPRFARPTITYGEANDADYQLLDFKQTQSESHFKVRTKDGELLEVRLNMPGKYNALNALASIAVAKDHNIENEAIYQALANFEGVGRRFQHYGSFNNEVGEVMLVDDYGHHPSEVAMTIKAAKSGWPDKRLVMIYQPHRYSRTRDLYEDFVKVLCDVDKLLLLDVYSAGEAPIVGADSKSLCRSLRQRGVEPIHISDHGELAKVLASTMADGDLVLTQGAGNIGQIVKQLAATGLSIAQLKQSEL, from the coding sequence ATGGAAGCTTCAAGCAGAAGAGCAATGCGACGTATCAACACCATCCACTTTATCGGAATTGGTGGTGCTGGTATGGGTGGGATTGCAGAAGTGCTGGCCTTTGAAGGTTACCGAATTACAGGCTCAGATATCGCCAAAAGTACGATGACAGAGCGATTAACAAATATGGGCGCCGAGATCTTTATCGGCCACCAAGCTGAAAATGTAAAAATGGCCGATGTGGTTGTGGTATCGAGTGCAATCAACGACCAAAACCCAGAGATCCAAGCGGCGAAGGCAAACCGCACGCCAATCGTTCGTCGCGCCGAAATGCTCGCCGAGTTGATGCGCTTTCGTCACGGGATTGCGGTGGCAGGAACACATGGTAAGACCACAACGACGAGCCTGATTGCGAGTATTTTTGCGCGGGCTGAGCTGGATCCAACCTTTATTATTGGTGGTTTGCTCAATAGTGCTGGCAGTAATGCCAAAGTCGGCAGCAGTGAATACCTTATCGCAGAAGCGGACGAGAGTGATGCATCGTTTTTGCATTTGCAGCCGATGGTGTCGGTGGTAACAAATATCGAAGAAGACCACATGGATACTTACGATGGTGACTTCGAAAAAATGAAAGACACCTACATCGAGTTTATCCATAACTTACCATTTTATGGTCTGGCGGTGGTGTGTATCGATTCGCCAGTCGTGAGAGAATTATTACCACGCTTTGCAAGGCCAACAATCACGTATGGTGAGGCTAACGACGCGGATTATCAGTTACTGGACTTCAAGCAAACACAAAGTGAATCACACTTTAAAGTCAGAACCAAAGACGGTGAGCTACTTGAAGTGAGGCTAAATATGCCAGGTAAGTACAATGCATTGAACGCCTTGGCATCTATTGCGGTTGCAAAAGATCACAATATTGAAAACGAAGCGATTTATCAGGCATTAGCCAATTTTGAAGGCGTAGGACGTCGCTTCCAGCATTACGGCTCATTCAATAATGAAGTGGGTGAGGTGATGTTGGTTGATGATTATGGTCACCACCCATCTGAGGTTGCGATGACGATAAAAGCAGCTAAGTCTGGTTGGCCTGATAAGCGTTTGGTTATGATTTATCAGCCACATCGCTATAGTCGAACACGCGATTTATATGAAGATTTCGTAAAAGTGCTTTGCGATGTTGATAAACTACTGCTGTTAGATGTATATAGTGCCGGTGAAGCGCCCATCGTTGGTGCGGATAGTAAAAGTTTGTGCCGTAGTCTCCGTCAACGTGGCGTTGAGCCGATCCATATCAGTGACCATGGTGAATTGGCGAAAGTGTTGGCAAGCACCATGGCAGATGGTGATTTAGTGTTGACGCAAGGGGCCGGCAATATAGGTCAGATCGTGAAGCAGTTAGCCGCTACCGGGCTATCGATAGCGCAGTTAAAACAGAGTGAATTATGA
- the ftsZ gene encoding cell division protein FtsZ has protein sequence MFDIMEQHSEEAVIKVIGVGGGGGNAVEHMVNQEIEGVRFIVANTDAQALRRSSADITVQLGTQITSGLGAGANPEVGRSAAEEDLETIKSSLEGADMVFIAAGMGGGTGTGAAPVVARAAKELGILTVAVVTRPFDLEGKKRMAAAEQGIAELSEIVDSLITIPNNKLLKVLGKGTTLLDAFAKANDVLYGAVQGIAELITRSGLINVDFADVRTVMSAMGTAMMGTASATGPDRAQEAAEAAISSPLLEDVDLTGAKGILVNITAGMDITIEEFEVVGNHVKALASENATVVVGAVIDPEMSEELRVTVVATGLGGDRRPQFGIVGNGFRQASGSDAVGGTQTSSQTSMYVPSFTQPQTSAAEPEQPAEAPAPQVQEQKPQQASSSASAKGNDSKEKGDYFDIPAFLRKQSD, from the coding sequence ATGTTTGATATTATGGAACAGCACAGCGAAGAAGCTGTCATTAAAGTCATCGGTGTCGGTGGCGGCGGCGGTAACGCCGTAGAACACATGGTAAACCAAGAAATTGAAGGCGTACGTTTTATCGTAGCGAATACTGACGCACAAGCGTTACGTCGTTCGTCTGCGGATATTACCGTACAGCTAGGTACTCAGATTACCTCTGGTCTTGGAGCTGGCGCAAATCCAGAAGTGGGCCGCAGCGCAGCAGAAGAAGATCTAGAAACCATCAAGAGCAGCCTTGAAGGCGCAGACATGGTATTTATCGCAGCCGGTATGGGCGGCGGTACAGGTACCGGTGCCGCACCTGTTGTTGCACGCGCAGCAAAAGAACTAGGTATTTTGACTGTGGCTGTAGTAACGCGTCCTTTCGATCTTGAAGGTAAAAAGCGCATGGCTGCGGCTGAGCAAGGCATTGCTGAGTTGTCAGAAATTGTAGATTCACTTATTACAATTCCAAACAACAAATTGCTTAAAGTTCTTGGTAAAGGGACTACACTGCTAGATGCCTTCGCAAAAGCAAATGACGTACTTTATGGTGCGGTACAAGGTATTGCAGAATTGATCACACGTTCAGGTCTAATCAACGTTGACTTTGCGGATGTTAGAACCGTGATGTCAGCAATGGGTACTGCAATGATGGGGACTGCTTCGGCAACAGGTCCTGATCGTGCACAAGAAGCTGCGGAAGCCGCGATTTCTAGCCCGCTTTTAGAAGATGTTGACCTAACTGGCGCGAAAGGTATTTTGGTTAATATCACCGCGGGCATGGACATTACTATCGAAGAGTTTGAGGTCGTTGGTAACCATGTTAAAGCGTTAGCGTCAGAGAATGCGACTGTGGTAGTGGGTGCTGTTATTGATCCTGAAATGAGCGAAGAGCTAAGAGTGACCGTGGTTGCCACCGGCTTAGGTGGTGACCGTCGTCCGCAATTTGGTATTGTAGGCAATGGCTTTAGACAAGCCTCAGGCTCAGATGCGGTAGGTGGAACACAAACTAGCTCACAAACGAGCATGTATGTGCCAAGCTTTACGCAACCACAAACATCAGCGGCAGAACCTGAGCAGCCAGCTGAAGCGCCTGCCCCACAAGTGCAAGAACAGAAGCCACAACAAGCTTCTAGCTCAGCAAGCGCAAAAGGCAACGACAGTAAAGAAAAAGGTGACTACTTCGATATTCCGGCTTTTTTACGTAAGCAGTCAGACTAA
- the lpxC gene encoding UDP-3-O-acyl-N-acetylglucosamine deacetylase, whose product MIKQRTIAQVVKATGVGLHKGEKVTITLRPAGVNTGVVFRRVDLDPVVDFETTPEAVGDTQLCTCLTNKDGVRLSTTEHLIAAVAALGIDNLIVELDSAEVPIMDGSALPFIYLIQKGGIEEQNAAKRFIRIKEKVRVEDGDKWAEIEPYDGFHIDFEIDFNHPAINASRQRIGLDITAQSFTEEISRARTFGFMRDIEYMHANNLALGGSMDNAVVLDQFKVLNPDGLRYADEFVKHKILDCVGDMFMAGHNILGKISCYKSGHGLNNMLLREIMATESAWEWATFEEPVSMPAPGMEAGINTATA is encoded by the coding sequence ATGATTAAACAACGTACGATTGCACAAGTCGTTAAAGCCACAGGTGTAGGTTTACACAAAGGTGAAAAGGTCACGATCACTCTCCGACCAGCTGGTGTGAATACAGGTGTTGTATTTCGCCGCGTTGATCTAGACCCTGTTGTTGATTTTGAAACAACACCGGAAGCTGTGGGCGACACGCAACTGTGTACGTGTTTAACAAATAAAGACGGCGTTCGCTTGTCTACTACCGAGCATTTGATTGCCGCGGTAGCTGCGCTTGGGATTGATAACCTCATCGTAGAGCTAGACAGCGCCGAAGTGCCTATTATGGATGGCAGTGCATTGCCATTCATCTACTTAATTCAAAAAGGCGGTATTGAAGAGCAAAACGCTGCCAAGCGCTTTATTCGCATCAAAGAAAAAGTGCGTGTTGAAGATGGCGACAAGTGGGCTGAAATTGAGCCTTACGATGGTTTCCACATCGACTTTGAAATCGACTTCAATCACCCCGCGATCAATGCTAGCCGCCAACGTATTGGATTAGACATTACCGCTCAAAGCTTTACTGAAGAGATCAGTCGTGCTCGTACTTTTGGTTTTATGCGTGATATCGAATACATGCATGCAAACAACCTAGCCTTAGGTGGCAGCATGGATAATGCGGTTGTTTTAGACCAGTTTAAAGTATTAAATCCAGATGGCCTGCGCTATGCAGATGAGTTTGTTAAACACAAGATCTTAGACTGTGTGGGTGATATGTTTATGGCAGGTCACAACATTTTAGGTAAGATCTCATGCTATAAATCAGGCCACGGCCTAAACAATATGTTGCTTCGTGAAATCATGGCAACTGAGTCAGCATGGGAGTGGGCAACATTCGAAGAGCCAGTCAGTATGCCAGCGCCAGGAATGGAAGCGGGTATCAATACCGCAACGGCATAA